The genomic stretch CATGTGGCTCGAGTCGCCGCGCGACGGGACCGGGCGCGTGCTGGCGACCGCGCTCGACGAGATCGGGCCGCCGCTGCCGCCGGCGGCGTGGAGCGCGCCGCGCGTCGTCGACGGAGTCCTCGACGCCGATCGGCCGGACGTCGTCGTCGTGGTCCTCGGGACGAACGACCTCATGGACTCGCGCGCCGAGCCTGCGGACGCGGCGGTCGAGCAGGTGCTCGCCCGACTCCGCTCGCTGCGGGACGTCGTCGCGGCGCACGGCGCGCGGGCGCTCGTCGCGACCGTCCTGCCGACGCGGCGGCCGACGGCGGCGCGTGTCGCGCAGCTCGATCAGCGGCTGCGCGTCGCGGCTCCCGACGTCGTCGATCTCGCTGCGGGGTTCGAGGCGGCCGGCGGCCTCG from Candidatus Eisenbacteria bacterium encodes the following:
- a CDS encoding SGNH/GDSL hydrolase family protein, whose amino-acid sequence is MRRCWRMVGAACLATLAIACRADPPAPRILCVGDSITLGTTRGGERDGVDPEGGYPGRLARVLGARARVLRRAAGGATAAMWLESPRDGTGRVLATALDEIGPPLPPAAWSAPRVVDGVLDADRPDVVVVVLGTNDLMDSRAEPADAAVEQVLARLRSLRDVVAAHGARALVATVLPTRRPTAARVAQLDQRLRVAAPDVVDLAAGFEAAGGLALLGDDVHPSEAGYECLAGLLEQALVTRGMVAAR